The Candidatus Thorarchaeota archaeon genome segment AGTGATTGTTACTGGCATCGCTGTAACCTTGGGCACTTCTTTTGCGTTTCTGATGGCACGATATGAATTCGCAGGCAAGTCTATTCTTAGAACACTCCTTCTCTTTCCGATGCTTTCAACACCTTTCATTGGAGCTATCGGAATCAAATGGTTTCTTGGGGCCTATGGTGTGCTGAACAATTTGGCAGCAGAGGTTTTTACCTTCTTTGGATTAACCTGGATCAGACTCGAGTTTAGGGGACTTGCCGCCATAATTATCGTTCAGGGTCTATCGCTATTCTCGCTTGTCTATCTCAATGCCTACTCCTCTTTCATGGGGATTGATCCTTCGCTTGAGGAACAAGCAGAGAACCTAGGAGCATCAGGTTTCCAACTTTTCAGAACTGTGACCCTTCCTTTGGCAATGCCTGGCATTCAGGCAGGAGCTATCCTCACATTCATTCTCAGCATCGAGGATTTGGGCACTCCAATCGTCTACGCTGAAGACCCTCAGGCTCAACGTACATTAGCATACCAGGTTTTTGACAGTATTGCAGCAGAATCGGGATCTATTGACCCCCTTGGTCCTGCAATTGGGATGTTACTACTGGTATTCGCCTTGGTTGGTTTCTTGGCAATTCGAAAATATGCTAGCTTGCGGAGTTATACTTCTGCGAGCAAGGGGGGTCAATGGAATCCTCGAACAAGGAAACTGAGCAAGAAGACAACTGCTATGATGTACCTTATTCTTATTCCCGTGCTTTTCTACGCTCTCGTTCCACAAATAAGTGTCGTACTGCTTTCGGTTTCGAAATATCGTTCTGCTTCGATCATTCCCGTTTTCACACTTAATCATTACAATGTGTTGGGTGATCCAAAGGTTCAGGGTGCATTGTTCAGAACGCTAGGATATGCTGCAGTCGCAACAATCATCATTGTATTACTTGGTGTTTCGGCGGCGTACATTATCTCGAGACGGGATATTCCAGGTCGTACTGCTCTCGATTTGTTGGTTACCTCACCAATCGCTCTACCTGGTATTGTCATTGCGACTGGATACTTTACGCTATTCTACAACACGCCCATATTTCCCATGGATTTTCCAATGGTTTTGATT includes the following:
- a CDS encoding iron ABC transporter permease encodes the protein VIVTGIAVTLGTSFAFLMARYEFAGKSILRTLLLFPMLSTPFIGAIGIKWFLGAYGVLNNLAAEVFTFFGLTWIRLEFRGLAAIIIVQGLSLFSLVYLNAYSSFMGIDPSLEEQAENLGASGFQLFRTVTLPLAMPGIQAGAILTFILSIEDLGTPIVYAEDPQAQRTLAYQVFDSIAAESGSIDPLGPAIGMLLLVFALVGFLAIRKYASLRSYTSASKGGQWNPRTRKLSKKTTAMMYLILIPVLFYALVPQISVVLLSVSKYRSASIIPVFTLNHYNVLGDPKVQGALFRTLGYAAVATIIIVLLGVSAAYIISRRDIPGRTALDLLVTSPIALPGIVIATGYFTLFYNTPIFPMDFPMVLIIISYTVRKFPFTVRAAYAGLQQTPERLEEASMSVGANKNQTFAKIVIPLIGVSVLAGSLLSFVYSVSEVSTSILLGSANYYQAPLTYWVRDVMAGLPPLYGHGPAAVLGVVMMALQMAVIAITNAVLKTRASAMTGI